Within the Nitrospira sp. genome, the region CTCGGCGAACCATTCGACACAATGGCCTTTGAAGAGGGACGGGCAGGTCTCACCGTCGAGCACCGCTTTAGCAACGATTGGCGTATTGAAAGTCGCTTCAGGGCAGACCGGTCCACGGCGACGGCCTATCGCACCGTTCCCCTTGCGGTCTTGCCGGACAACCAATCGGTGGCACGATTCTTCTTCGATCAATTGGCGCCCATTTCGAGCTATTATTGGAGGAACGATGTGATCGGGAAGTTTCTCACCGGCTCGATTGGCCATGAGCTGCTGACCGGTGTCGAGGTAGGCCGGCAGTATGCCTCATACGATCAAGCCGCTGTGCCGTTCGACACCTTCAACTTCATCAATCCGGTCTACGGTCAAACGCCTGGGCCCACGCTGGGGTTGACACCGTTCAGCCATAGTTTCGCCAATGCCCTTGGCGGTTACGTCCAAGATCAGATTTCAGTGTTCGAGAACCTCCACTTCTTGCTTGGCGCCCGAGGCGATTACTTCTATCAGCACAGTAACGTCGCGGGAGTCGACACGAAGGCGGAGGATTTTGCGTTCAGCCCGCGCATCGGCGTGACCTATCAACCGCTATCGCCCATCGCATTCTACGCCAATGTCACCAGATCCTTTGTCCCGAATTTTGGGCCGTTCACCGCTGCGAGAGATCAGTTCAAGCCGACGACCGGAACGCAATATGAAGCCGGCATCAAGATCCAAATCGTCCCGGGTCGATTGACCTCGACGTTAGCCTTTTATCGAATCTTGAAAAAGGATGTCCTCGCTGCTGATCCGACTAATCCGCTTTTCTTTGTCCAGACCGGGGCGCAGCGCAGCCAAGGCATCGAATTCGATTTGACGGCGCAACTGTCGGCTGCGTGGAAAGTCATTGCCACCTATGCGTCTACGGATGCACGGATCACAGCCGATACGACCGTGCCGGTCGGGAATCGCCTCCCCTTGGTCGCCAGGCATACGGGAAGCTTGTGGACCACCTACGATCTTCAAGAGGGGGCGCTGCGAGGCCTGGGAGCCGGAATCGGCCTCTTCGCCGTGGGTGAGAGGGCCGGCGACTTGGCGAACTCATTTGAGTTGCCGGGTTACGTACGAACAGATGCCGCGCTGTACTATCGGAAGCCGGAAATCTTCGGGCGTACCAATCTGATTGCGCAATTGAATGTACAGAACCTTCTCGATCAGGAATATTTTTACAGCGGGGGACGGAGCCGGGCCTCGGCCGCATTTCCAGGCGCGCCGCTCACGTTCCTCGGGTCGATCAAGCTGGAATTTTACTAAGGCGCGTTGCCCGATGACAGTCAGGACGTTCAGGCGCTGGTATTGGGTCCACAAGTGGTCCAGCCTCATCTGCACGGTTTTTATGCTTGTGCTCTGCCTGACCGGACTGCCTCTGGTCTTCGGCGATGAACTGGCCGTATGGCTGGGAGAGGCGGTCGAGCCGCCCGAACGAGTCGACCTTTCTGCTCCCGTCACGTTTGATGCACTGATTCAAGACGCCCAACACAGGCGACCGCAAGAGTATGTCAAATTTCTCGTCCACGACGACGATGAGGCAGTTTGGTTCGTGACGATGGGAGAGTCTCTGACCAGTCCCGAGAACACGGTCAGTTTCGCCTACGACTCTCGGACCGGGGCAATGCTACACCAACAGGCTGCCGACGAGGGAGTGGTGAACTTCCTTTTCAAGCTGCATGTCGAGATGTTGGCGGGACTACCCGGTACCTTATTTCTCGGACTCATGGGTCTGCTTTTCGTGGCCTCGACGGTGTCGGGCGTAGTGGTCTATGGCCCATTCATGCACAAGCTGCCGTTCGGAGTGGTCAGGCGCGAGGGAAGTGTGCGTCTCGCATGCCTTGACCTCCATAACCTTTTGGGTATTGTGACAGCCGTGTGGGTTTTCGTCGTTGGGCTGACAGGTGTGATCAACACGCTGGATCGGCCTCTCCTGGCTTATTGGCAGATGACCGACATTGGAGCAATGATAGCGCCCTTCAAGGATCGGCCGATCCCCGCGAGGATAGCTTCAGTCGACGTGGCCCTTCACGCGGCCAAATCCGCCGCTTCCGATATGAACGTGCGGTTCATCGCCTTCCCGGGCACCCCGTTTGCCGGTGCGCATCACTACATGGCCTTCATGCGAGGTCAAAGTCCTCTCACGTCGAGACTGCTGACACCGCTCCTCATCGATGCTGAGACCGGTGACGTCACCGCACGAGGCACGTTGCCCTGGTATCTGACCGCGTTGCTCCTATCGCAACCGCTCCATTTCGGCGACTACGGAGGTCTGCCGCTGAAGCTCCTGTGGGCCGTCATGGACATTCTTACCATTTTTATCCTGATCAGCGGCCTCTACCTCTGGTGGAAAAAGCGTGGGATGGCGGAGGATGCCTTGTTTGCCGAGGCGTTCCCCAGGCTGTCCGCACAGGGGATGATGTAAGTGAGCACGGCGAGCCCCAGTCCCCTTCGCGACGCTCGAGCCGAGGCGGTGTTCGAGCGACTCCACGAGCAGGGGCGCCGAGAATCGCGGCTGTTTCTTGCGTATCGTCCGATTTATTATGTCCAACGGTGGGTGTTCGGTCGCGACGGCATTCCCTGGGACTTCCTTCGAGACAGGCTCATCCCGCTCCATCCAGACAAATGCACGCTTGCGTATGTGTTGTGCCGATCGCTGAACGCGCAACGTGTGGTCGAGTTCGGCACATCCTTCGGCGTGTTGACGATCTATCTTGCGGCTGCCGTGCGGGAGAATGGACACACTGGATCACGTGGGGTCGTCATCGGCACGGAAATCGAACCGACCAAAGTTATAGCCGCGCGCGAGAACCTGGCGGAGGCCGGTCTGGCCGATTTCGTTGAGATTCGCGAAGGGGACCCGACAGAGACGCTGAAGGATATCGGAGGGGCGGCGGACTTTCTGCTGATGGACAGCTGGACTGATTACGCCAGGTCGATCATTGAGGTCATGGCTCCGCAACTACGACTGGGAGCGATAGTCATGGCCGACAATGTGCCGAGGACGCCCCGCAGGTACCGAGACTATGTGGAATATGTTCGTGATCCCTCCAACGGGTTTCGCTCAGTCTGGTGGCCGTATGAAGGAGGGGTGGAACTCTCTGTGCGGGTGCCGCTGTGACACAGTTTGACGAAATCCGGCGTCATGGATTGGAAAGTTATCTGCGGACGGCTCGCGCGGCAGGCTGACCCCGCCCGGAGTAGTAATGAAAACGTCCTTGAGCCCATGGCAGATTTGGAGAATGCCGGTTGTCCTGGCTATCGTCAGTTCCATCGGACTGATAGCGGCCCTTTTGGGCGATGGAATGTGGGACGGAGTCTCCTGGATTGCACTCGCTACTCCGCTTGTAGTCTGTGGGTGGCATTTGATGCGATTCGGCACTTAATGACTTTGGTTCATCAGCCACGTCCGTACGTGCAGCTCCCTAGCCAAGATCATACGGCAGCATAGTGGGTTAACTGATTTAGCCGTGTGATCACCGCTTAGTTACTCCCGCCTGTTTCGGAATCTGCAGCAAGGTGCCGGAGCTTTGGTTCGGCTGTCCAAGACTGAGATAGCCCGCGTAAACCATCTCGTCGCCTTTCCTGTGTGGAGACGATCAAGACGGCTAGCGGCTGCTCTAAGTTGGATCCGTACGTTGGTGGAGAGATCCCGGCTGTCAGAGGGTATCTCGAAGCCGAATTCCTGGTTCCTAGATAGATTGGTTGCGGGGGCAGGATTTGAACCTGCGACCTTTGGGTTATGAGCCCAACGAGCTACCGAGCTGCTCCACCCCGCAATCGGAATGTAGCAAACGGGAGTTTTCGGCGTCAAGGCACGGATTGCCCACATTGCGTTGGCAGCGGAAAGAATGGTAAAGCGACCATATGCGCATTATTTTCATGGGGACACCGGAGTTCGCGGTGCCTTCGCTGGAGGCGTTACTGCGATCGGATGACGAAGTCGTCGGCGTGGTGGCACAGCCTGATCGGCCAAAAGGGCGCGGTCATGCGCTCGTTCCCCCACCGGTCAAGGTTGTGGCGCAGTCGGCGGGGAAGCCCGTCCTTCAGCCGACCAAGATGAAAGATCCAGCGTTCCTCGGCGCCATCAATGAGTGGAGGCCGGACGTCATCGCAGTGGCAGCATTTGGACGGATTCTTCCCCCCGCAATTCTGTCCCTTCCGTCACAGGGTTGTATTAATGTGCACGGCTCGCTTCTCCCCAAGTATCGGGGTGCTGCGCCAATTCAGTGGGCCATCGTCAATGGCGAAGTGGAAACCGGTATTACAACCATGCTGATGGATGAGGGGATGGATACCGGCGCCATGCTCCTTCATGAAGCCATCCCAATTGAACCAGTGGATACCAGCGGAACGCTGAGCGAGCGTCTATCCCAGGTCGGAGCCCGCCTGCTCATCGAGACCCTCACGCAACTCAAGGCAGGTCGATTGAAGCCAATCTCGCAAGACCACAGCCAGGCCACGACGGCGCCGATCATTAAGAAGGAAGACGGATTGATCGACTGGAACCTCGGCGCCAGGGCCATCGCCAATCGTGTCCGTGGATTCAATCCGTGGCCCACTGCCTACACGTATACGGGTAGCGATCGCTGGACGATTTGGCAGACGGTTCCGCTCACCGAGACGGCGAAGAGCAATATACCAGGCACCGTGGTTCGTTCGGATAAGAGCGGGATCGTCGTTCAATGCGGGGATGGGCTCCTCGCCGTCACGTCACTGCAAGTGCCGGGAGGACGTCGCTTGACCGCTGGCGAGTATCTGGCTGGACATCCTGTGGCCCTGGGATTACGGCTCGGCTCACCACCGGTATCGACTGTCGTCTCGTGACTCCGCACACTTCTCCTCCCCAACCTCCTCCTCCGTCCGCGGGCAGCGCCAACTCGTTCTCCTCGCCTCGACGTAAATCAGCTCGGAGTCTTGCACTACGCATACTGAACACCATCGAGCGCGATGATTGCTATGCCGATGAAGCGATGCACCGCGCCAGTTTCGGGGTCGAGCTGCCTCCCAGGGAGCGGGCCCTTATGATGGAACTGGTGTATGGGGTATTGCGGACTCGACTCCGGCTCGATTGGCGGCTTGAGCTGGTGGCCGACCGCCGCATGAATCGACTTCCTATCACGGTGGCGAACGCCTTGCGCCTCGGCGCATATCAGGTACTGCATCTGACGAGAGTACCGCATCGGGCGGCCGTGCATGAAACGGTCGAGCTCGTGCGTGAAACGGTACGAGGTCCACGGTGGCCTGGGTTTACGAATGCGGTGCTGCGGTCGCTGCTCCGGACCGCTCCGCCAGAGCCGCCGCCGATGAGCGAGAACGCCGTTCGGGCACTCTCTATTCGCTATGCCTGTCCTCCTTGGTTGGTCGAACGATGGGTGGCGCGCCTAGGCATTGCGGATGCCGAGCGGGCATGCTGTGCTGCCGCTGAGCCGCCACCGCTCACGCTTCGCGTGAATACCGCACGGACCACCCGTGCGGCTCTGCTGCAGGCCTTAAAGGATTCTGGCCATATGGCGGTGCCGACCCAAGTCAGCCCCGTGGGCATCCAGCTGCAAAAATGTGGAAGCCCGTCGCAATTGCCGGGATATCAGGAGGGTCTGTTTTACGTGGAGGATGAGGCAGCTCAACTGATTCCGATGATGCTAGGCCCCAGGTCAGGCGAACGCGTGCTGGACGCGTGCGCCGCCCCCGGCGGGAAAGCGACCCACCTCACGGAGCTCTTGCACGGCCGCGCAGAGTTGGTGGCGGTGGATTGGAGTGCGGACCGTGTGGGCGTGATGCACGCCAACATGGCGAGGTTGGGAACAATTGGCATCCATACGCTCGTCTTCGACTGGACGAAGACCGCTGAATTGCAAACGGGTAGTCTGCCCCCCCTCCTGCAACAACCATTCGATCGGATCCTGTTGGATGCGCCCTGTAGCGGGCTCGGGATTCTCCGCCGACATCCCGAGGGCAAGTGGCAGAAGCAATCGGCACAGTTAGCCGAGCACCACGCGACACAACTGCATCTGCTTGAGACCGTGACACGTCTCTTGCGGCCTGGAGGGGTGATCGTCTATAGTACCTGCTCGACAGAACCAGAGGAAACCCTTCACGTTATCGATAGTTTCTGCGAGAGGCACCCCGAATTTACGCGAGAGTCGGTGGCCCCATGGTTGCCGCCTATTGCCCTGCCAATGGTCACTGATCGAGGAGACTTCTGTTCCCTGTGCAGCGGGACGGAAACGGAGCTGGAAAATCTGCGACAATGTAACCAACACATGGATGGTTTTTTTGCGGCGAGACTGAGGCGAGCACACAAATGAGCAAAGGACCCGTCAAGATCGCTCCGTCCATCCTCTCTGCGGACTTCGCACGGCTGGCTGACGAAGTTGGAAAGGTCGAGCAGGCTGGCGCCGATTGGATCCACGTCGACATCATGGATGGACATTTTGTCCCTAATCTGACGGTCGGACCGCCCATCGTCGAGGCGCTGCGGAAAGTTACGCGACTCCCGCTCGACCTACATCTGATGATGACCAATCCCGACAGTTACATCAACGAATTTGCTCATGCTGGGGCCGATTACCTGACCGTGCATGTGGAAGCCTGTCCTCATCTACACAGGACGGTGCAGGCCATCAAAGAACACGGGGTGAAAGCCGGTGTGACATTGAATCCGGCGACGTCAACGAGCACGCTCGAAGAGATCGTGGCGGAAACCGACTTAATTTTGGTCATGAGCGTTAGCCCTGGTTTCGGCGGTCAACGGTTCATTCCATCCATCTTGAATAAGATCAGCCGTGTGCGAGCCTTGATCGACAGTCACGGCGGGGGAGCCCTGCTTGAAGTGGACGGCGGTGTCAAAATAGATAACGTCGGGAGCATTGTCGAAGCCGGCGCCGACGTCTTAGTGGCCGGTTCGGCGATTTTCTCGAGTCCCAATTATGCGGAAACGATCACAGCCATGCGTGAGTCCGCTCATGTCATGGTTGGCCGAACCCCGCCTGGACAGACGATGTCTCGGTCGCGGTAGCGAGGGTGAGTGGACCGGGCATCATCGATCGACAGTTTGCATCCTCTCGAAACCAAGGTTCTTGCCACCTTGGCAGGTGAGACTCCGCCTCGTCCCCTACCGTTTGAGACTGTCCGGGAAGCCACCGATCTGGAAGCGTCCCAATTGAATATGGCGGTCGAATGGTTGCTCGCCAAGGGATTGATCCGTGTCCAGCAGGAAACCGTGACTTCTCTGGTCTCGTTGACGGCGGTCGGTGAGGAATATCAGGCCGGGCAGACGCCGATCGAACGAGTATTAACAACCGTCAGCGAGGGGACCGGGCTCGGCCAAAGCTATACTATTCAAGATCTTCAGGCCACAGGGCAGTTGGAGCCTTCCCAGATCAGTGGTGTGATCGGGGTACTCAAGAAGGAAGGGTCGATTCTCATCGTTCAGGGCGGATACGTACAGCCGACGGGTCGGCCGAGTCAGACGGCTGAGACGCTCCGTGGCCTCTTGAATGAGGTCGGGAGGGAAACGGTTCAACTGTCCAGGTTCAACGATTTCCAGCAGGCGGTCGTGCGTCAGCACGCCGTGCGGCGTGGAAATAGTCACGAACCGTTTCGAATCGACGAGCGCATCATGCGCGATTTTGTCCTGACGGATGAGGGACGCCAGGCGGCGGCGCAACTGAAGGAGGGCGGTCAGACCGAGGAAGTCGCGCAATTGACAACCGAGATGTTGAAGGACGGCTCATGGCGTCAGAAGCGCTTCCGAAAGTACACGATTAGCCTGAGACCCCCACGTGTCGCCCCGGGACGCCGCCACGCCTATCGACGATTTCTCGACACGGTTAAAGTCAAACTGGTCAGCATGGGCTTTCAGGAAATGCGCGGAGAGCTGGTCGAGAGCGAATTCTGGGGCATGGACGCCCTCTACATGCCCCAATTCCATCCGGCGCGGGATATCCACGACGTGTATTTCGTGAAGGAGCCGAGCCACGCAAAGGACATCCCCCAACCGCTCCTGTCCCGCGTGCACGCGGCACATCGAAACGGGGGGAAGACCGGCTCGACCGGGTGGGGCTATGAGTTCGACGAGGAGCGAACCAAGCGGTTGATTTTGCGTAGTCAAGGTACCGCGGTATCTGCACACTGCCTGGCCAGCGGGCCTCAGATCCCAGGCAAGTATTTTTCCATCGCCCGGTGCTTTCGGTACGACCAGGTCGATGCGACGCATGCGACGGATTTCTTCCAGATCGAAGGGATTGTGCTCGGGCCGAACATTACATTCCGGACGCTGCTCGGCCTCCTGCATCTCTTCGCGCGGGAGGTTGCACAAGCCGGCGAGAGTAAGTTTCTTCCGGCCTACTTCCCCTTCACCGAGCCCTCCGTGGAGCTGCATGTCCGGCATCCTAAACTGGGCTGGATGG harbors:
- a CDS encoding ligand-gated channel; translated protein: MVVKAPRARQRYLKAAVLVVLVVMLAAQAVRAAETLPAQETVAERQGTTVLPFSIAPQSLASALNAFADATGWQISFPTELAAGIKSPGAAGDYVPEEALRRLLDGTGLTYRMTDANAVTVVKNSTETSAAPAAIVAESSMTSTASNEGTSATKAKPVKVPEVVVKDTQIRDDATDYVAPQSNTATRTDTPLIQVPQSVEVVTRKVIEDQRGVRVEQALRNVSGISLGDVGQSGIAADVAYCRGFPCGYFKNFLRNEDQNQVLTYRDIANIQRLEVLKGPASVLYGRSEPGGIVNIITKQPLADRYASIDQIIGSYNYYRTMMDVTGPLNESKTLRFRLNGAYENTESFRDIVRGQRYFVAPVFTWIAGDRTTITIDGEYIRDRRTPDSGIPAIGTGLAQVPNSRFLGEPFDTMAFEEGRAGLTVEHRFSNDWRIESRFRADRSTATAYRTVPLAVLPDNQSVARFFFDQLAPISSYYWRNDVIGKFLTGSIGHELLTGVEVGRQYASYDQAAVPFDTFNFINPVYGQTPGPTLGLTPFSHSFANALGGYVQDQISVFENLHFLLGARGDYFYQHSNVAGVDTKAEDFAFSPRIGVTYQPLSPIAFYANVTRSFVPNFGPFTAARDQFKPTTGTQYEAGIKIQIVPGRLTSTLAFYRILKKDVLAADPTNPLFFVQTGAQRSQGIEFDLTAQLSAAWKVIATYASTDARITADTTVPVGNRLPLVARHTGSLWTTYDLQEGALRGLGAGIGLFAVGERAGDLANSFELPGYVRTDAALYYRKPEIFGRTNLIAQLNVQNLLDQEYFYSGGRSRASAAFPGAPLTFLGSIKLEFY
- a CDS encoding membrane protein, which gives rise to MTVRTFRRWYWVHKWSSLICTVFMLVLCLTGLPLVFGDELAVWLGEAVEPPERVDLSAPVTFDALIQDAQHRRPQEYVKFLVHDDDEAVWFVTMGESLTSPENTVSFAYDSRTGAMLHQQAADEGVVNFLFKLHVEMLAGLPGTLFLGLMGLLFVASTVSGVVVYGPFMHKLPFGVVRREGSVRLACLDLHNLLGIVTAVWVFVVGLTGVINTLDRPLLAYWQMTDIGAMIAPFKDRPIPARIASVDVALHAAKSAASDMNVRFIAFPGTPFAGAHHYMAFMRGQSPLTSRLLTPLLIDAETGDVTARGTLPWYLTALLLSQPLHFGDYGGLPLKLLWAVMDILTIFILISGLYLWWKKRGMAEDALFAEAFPRLSAQGMM
- the fmt gene encoding methionyl-tRNA formyltransferase, translating into MRIIFMGTPEFAVPSLEALLRSDDEVVGVVAQPDRPKGRGHALVPPPVKVVAQSAGKPVLQPTKMKDPAFLGAINEWRPDVIAVAAFGRILPPAILSLPSQGCINVHGSLLPKYRGAAPIQWAIVNGEVETGITTMLMDEGMDTGAMLLHEAIPIEPVDTSGTLSERLSQVGARLLIETLTQLKAGRLKPISQDHSQATTAPIIKKEDGLIDWNLGARAIANRVRGFNPWPTAYTYTGSDRWTIWQTVPLTETAKSNIPGTVVRSDKSGIVVQCGDGLLAVTSLQVPGGRRLTAGEYLAGHPVALGLRLGSPPVSTVVS
- the rsmB gene encoding ribosomal RNA small subunit methyltransferase B, which translates into the protein MHRASFGVELPPRERALMMELVYGVLRTRLRLDWRLELVADRRMNRLPITVANALRLGAYQVLHLTRVPHRAAVHETVELVRETVRGPRWPGFTNAVLRSLLRTAPPEPPPMSENAVRALSIRYACPPWLVERWVARLGIADAERACCAAAEPPPLTLRVNTARTTRAALLQALKDSGHMAVPTQVSPVGIQLQKCGSPSQLPGYQEGLFYVEDEAAQLIPMMLGPRSGERVLDACAAPGGKATHLTELLHGRAELVAVDWSADRVGVMHANMARLGTIGIHTLVFDWTKTAELQTGSLPPLLQQPFDRILLDAPCSGLGILRRHPEGKWQKQSAQLAEHHATQLHLLETVTRLLRPGGVIVYSTCSTEPEETLHVIDSFCERHPEFTRESVAPWLPPIALPMVTDRGDFCSLCSGTETELENLRQCNQHMDGFFAARLRRAHK
- the rpe gene encoding ribulose-phosphate 3-epimerase, whose amino-acid sequence is MSKGPVKIAPSILSADFARLADEVGKVEQAGADWIHVDIMDGHFVPNLTVGPPIVEALRKVTRLPLDLHLMMTNPDSYINEFAHAGADYLTVHVEACPHLHRTVQAIKEHGVKAGVTLNPATSTSTLEEIVAETDLILVMSVSPGFGGQRFIPSILNKISRVRALIDSHGGGALLEVDGGVKIDNVGSIVEAGADVLVAGSAIFSSPNYAETITAMRESAHVMVGRTPPGQTMSRSR
- the pheS gene encoding phenylalanine--tRNA ligase alpha subunit, with the translated sequence MDRASSIDSLHPLETKVLATLAGETPPRPLPFETVREATDLEASQLNMAVEWLLAKGLIRVQQETVTSLVSLTAVGEEYQAGQTPIERVLTTVSEGTGLGQSYTIQDLQATGQLEPSQISGVIGVLKKEGSILIVQGGYVQPTGRPSQTAETLRGLLNEVGRETVQLSRFNDFQQAVVRQHAVRRGNSHEPFRIDERIMRDFVLTDEGRQAAAQLKEGGQTEEVAQLTTEMLKDGSWRQKRFRKYTISLRPPRVAPGRRHAYRRFLDTVKVKLVSMGFQEMRGELVESEFWGMDALYMPQFHPARDIHDVYFVKEPSHAKDIPQPLLSRVHAAHRNGGKTGSTGWGYEFDEERTKRLILRSQGTAVSAHCLASGPQIPGKYFSIARCFRYDQVDATHATDFFQIEGIVLGPNITFRTLLGLLHLFAREVAQAGESKFLPAYFPFTEPSVELHVRHPKLGWMELGGAGLFRPEVTRPLGVDVPVIAWGLGLDRMAMVALGIHDIRDLFTGDLDLIRTTRGRF